ATTCGGAGTGCCGCGTATTCGCCCAACTTCTTAATTAATGGTTAACACGGGCATTCGATTATTAATGCATCTTAGGCGTGCAATTAGGCGTACAAAAAACCGCCATGGAAGCCCATAGCGGTTTCAGAACATGTTATTCTTTATCGGGTCAGAGCGGCGTAAAGCACACTTTTGTGTGGCCGGCATTGATAAAGCCGAGACGCTGCGCAGCGCCCTTGGAAAGATCAAGCACACGTCCCTTGATGAACGGACCGCGATCATTGATGCGGACGACGAGCGACTTGCCATTGCGCTGGTTGGTGACTTTAACCTTGCTGCCAAGAGGCAGCGTCTTATGGGCGGCTGTTAAGCCCGCAGGGTTCATGCGTTCGCCCGATGCCGTGCGGGACGTGAGTGCATACCAAGAAGCACCACCACAGCGCGCGGCCTGAGCTTCCATTGCGGTGATCGAGAACAGACCTGTTGTCGCAACGGCGAGCATAGCCATACGGATTTTGAAGTTCATCGTGATTCCAATAGTCGTTTCGAAGAGCCTTCACAGTCATGACTGGTAAAGGCCGGAGCCAATTGGAATCTAAATGTGGCGACGACGTGATGTTATTGGGAGTATAATGAGGTGATTGAATCACATATTTGGGCGGAATATCATCCTATACTGAGCGTTGTTTATTTAAACTTCCAAGAAAAAATCAGGAATATTTTGAATTGAATCGCGTTGTTTCTGTAAATCTATTTGAGAATCTCTGGGATTCGATGACAGACCGCGCTGATCCATGTTTTTAAGCGCGTTTCCTAAGAAAAACTGCTTAAGAGTGGGCGATTGCTTAGCCAGGACAATACAATCTTTATTTGTATCGCTAGTGTTCGCTCCGGATTCACAAGATGACGAAATCCGGCCTTTTTTGGTCAAAATGCAACTTATTCGTGTTTTTTGGGTCGATAAAGTTTGGAGTCTTGTGTGTAACTTTTGTTGAAATCCCGCGTGATGACGCAGTTTTGTCCATGCTGTCTATGCGCGCAAAAGCCAAAACCCTGCTATAAGCGCGCATCTTAAGAATGGATAAACATGCAGGACAATACGCAAAAGCAAGATACGGAAAAGACGCTAACGCCAATTTCGGCGGGAAAGCGCATTCTTTATCTTTGCCTTGGCTTTCTTATGGTGGCACTGGGTATTATCGGTGCCATCCTGCCGGTCATGCCAACAACGATCTTCATTATTCTCGCCGCATGGTTTTTCGCGCGCTCCTCGCCAAAGTTTGAAGCGCGGCTTCTTGCCGATCCACGCTTTGGTCCCATGATCATCAAATGGCGCGCGCGCGGAGCCATCCCGCCAAAAGCTAAACTCTATGCTTGTCTCGGCATGACATTCGGTTATGCCATGTTCTGGTGGGGCGCGCAGCCCGGACCGTTGCTGGCGATCAGTGTCACGATCTTCATGCTTGGCTCCGCAATATATGTTCTCACGCGTCCCAGTGAGTGATGCCTGCTGAGTGATTCATAATATTAGGCAATTTGCATGTGAGCGCACAAAACTGCCATCATCATTGAATGACACAGAGCTGTAACACTACTGTCATATGACTGTTATATAGAGCGCGTAGATGGCTGCTGACGCTTTCACGTCATGTGTCTTTTACAACAGGGACTGGTACTCATGAACAAGATGATTTCCTCGACCGCAGCGCTGGCAATTGCAGCAGTTTTGTCGGTTTCAGCTGCAAACGCACGCGAACAGATTCAGGTTTCCGGTTCCTCGACCGTTCTGCCTTACGCGAAGATCGTTGCCGAAACTTTTGGCGAAACCTACCCGAACTTCAAGACGCCGGTTATTGAATCGGGCGGTTCGGGCGCAGGCATTAAGGAATTCTGTAAGGGCGTTGGTGAAAACACCATCGACATCGCCAATGCATCGCGCGCTATGAAGGGCACAGAGCTGAAGTCCTGCATCGACGCTGGCGTTAAGGATGTTCAGGAAGTTCGCTTCGGGTATGACGGCATCGTGTTTGCGACCGATGTAAATGGCCCGGACTGGAAGCTCAAGCCTGTTGACCTTTACAAGGCGCTTGCTGCCAAGGTTATTGTTGATGGCAAGCTCGTAGACAATCCAAACACCAAGTGGAATCAGGTCAATGCAGACCTGCCAGATTGGGACATTGCTGCTTACATCCCGGGTGAAAAACACGGCACCCGTGAAGTTTTCGAAGAAAAGCTTCTGGCTGACGGTTGCAAGGAATCAGGTGCCCTCGAAGAAATCAAGAAAACCGGTCTCGACGACAAGGCTGCGGCTGCTGCCTGTATCGCTGTTCGTAAAGACGGCAAGGCTGTCGATATCGACGGCGATTACAGCGAAACGCTGGCTCGCATCGACTCGAACAAGCAGGGCGTTGGCGTTTTCGGCCTCTACTTCTTCGAAAACAATGCTGACAAGCTCAAGGTTGCAACTGTTAATGGCGTAACACCATCGGTAGAAACCGTTGCTTCGGGTGAATATCCCGTTTCGCGCCCACTGTTCTTCTACGTGAAGAAGGCTCACCTTGGCGTCATTCCGGGCCTCAAGGAGTATGTTGACTTCTTCCTGTCGGAACAGATGATCGGCCCTGACGGCCCTCTTGCTGAATACGGTCTGGTTCCTGCACCAGATGCAGAACGGGAAGCACAGCGCACTTCCTTCACCGAAGGCAAGGTTCTTGCTGCTAAGTAAGCTTTGAACTGTGGAACGTGGGGATCATGCGCCCCACGTTCTTTCTCTTTAGCGCGGGTCATATAAGACAGGCGCATTCGCGTGGAAGTGGTTTGACGGCATATTTGCGTCAATAAACTGCTTCCGCATTTTTTGGGGCAGCCGGGGAAATTGAATGTCCTTCTTTCTGGTTCTCGTCAGCGTCGTCGCAATCGGGCTGATCGGATTCTTCATAGGCCGACAGCGCGCCGTAGCAATTGACAAAGCGCAGCCTGTCGTCACCACAGGCGTAAGCGCAGAGAAAATGCATTCCCGCCCGCTTTATCATGGCTGGTGGGTTTTCCTCGTTTCCGCATTGCCCGCAATTCTGTTTCTCGCGGTCTGGGCGGTCGGAACATCAGTTTATCTCGACCACACGGCCACAGCGCGTATGCCTGCGGCCGTTGAAGATGGGACTTATTCCGAGCGCAGCTTGCAGCTTGGTATGATCCGCAGTCTCTCTGATGGTTTGCAGAAGCTGACGCCCGCTGAAATCGACAGCCTTCCGCAGACCTACGCGCAAGCACGCGACGTGCTTGGTTCGAAGGGTGTAGCGCTTGCGACCGAAGGTCAGGACTATATGGTCCCGGTTGCAATATTCCTCGATAAAGCCAGCAAGATTTCCCACACTCTGGGCAGCGCAATTGCTCTGGTTATCGCGGTTGCTGGCCTGATTTTTGGCCTTTCCGGCATTCGCCGCCGCACACGCGCCCGCAACAATGTTGAGCGCATCGTTTTGTGGGGACTGATTGCCGCTTCTGGCATCGCAATTCTCACAACCATCGGCATCGTGTTTTCTGTTCTGTTCCAGACCGTGAGCTTCTTCCAGTCGATTTCGCCGATGGACTTCTTCTTTGGTACAGTATGGGATCCACGCTTTGCAGCGGCAGGTTCGGGCGGTGAAGTTGGTCAGTTTGGTCTGATCCCGCTTTTGGCCGGTACTCTCTATATTGCTTTCGTCGCCATGTTGTTTGCAGTGCCGGTTGGCCTGTTCTCGGCAATTTACATGGCTGAATATGCGACGCCAAAAGTCCGCACCGTGATCAAGCCGGTGCTCGAACTTCTGGCCGGTATCCCGACCATTGTTTACGGCTTCTTTGCATTGATTACGGTTGGTCCGTTCCTGCGTGACCTTTCTATGGCCATCGCTGGCGGTCAGGGTTTCATCATGGCGCAGAGCGTGCTGACGGCTGGTCTTGTCATGGGGGTGATGCTGATCCCGTTCGTGTCGTCGCTGTCCGATGACATTATTACGGCGGTGCCGGGATCACTTCGCGACGGCTCGCTCGGTCTTGGTGCAACACGCTCTGAAACAATCAAGCGTGTCGTCCTGCCTGCAGCACTTCCGGGCATTGTCGGTGCACTGCTGATGACGGCCTCGCGTGCGATTGGTGAAACCATGATCGTGGTGCTTGCAGCTGGTGTTGCAGCCCGTCTTTCGGCCAATCCGTTTGAAGCGATGACGACGATCACTGTTAAAATCGTCAGTCAGCTCACAGGCGATCTTGAGTTTGATTCTCCGCAAACGCTTGTTGCCTTTGCGCTGGGTCTTACGCTTTTTGTCCTGACGCTGATCATGAACATCTTTGCGCTCTATATCGTTCGCAAGTACCGGGAGCAGTACGAATAATGACCGATTCAACATTGAATGCCGGCACTGCTGTGGCAAAGCCTGAGCGCCGTGATATCGGTATCAAGCGTCGCTACGCTGCTGAACGTCGCTTCCGTCTCTATGGCATTATTGCCATTGCGATTGGTGTGTTCTTCCTTTGCGCGCTTTTGTTCTCTGTTATTTCCAAGGGCTACACGGCTTTCGGACAGACGACGATCTATCTGCCCGTTAAACTTGAAGCGAGCGTCATCGATCCGGGCAACAAGCTTGCAACGGATCCGAATGTGCTGATCACCGCCAACTATCCGCTTCTGGTGCGTAATGCGCTGGCTGAAAAATTAGGCGTTTCAACAAGTAACCGCGCAGAAATGCGTGAAGTCGGGCGTTTCTTCTCGGACGGTGTGCGCGTTCAGTTGCGCCAGATGGTGATGGATAACCCATCGCTGATCGGAACGACGCAGACGGTTCCTGTTCTTGCCGCTGCTGATATTGATTCTGCCTATAAGGGCCAGATCGATATTTCGGTGCCGGAAGCAAACCGCAAGGTTTCCGATCGCCAGTTTGCCTGGATCAAGACATTGACCGATGAAGGTATTATGCGTGAGGCTTTCAACTGGGGCTTGTTCACCAATGGTGCTTCCAGCCGTCCTGAAACCTCGGGTCTTGGTGTTGCGCTGGTCGGTTCTTTCTACATGATGATGATCGTGCTGGTTCTGGCCCTGCCTATCGGTGTAGCCGCTTCGATTTATCTTGAAGAATATGCCAAGAAGAACCGCCTTACGGATATTATCGAAGTCAACATCAACAATCTTGCTGCTGTTCCGTCGATTGTGTTCGGTTTGCTTGGCCTTGCTGTCTTCATCAACTTCTTCAACCTGCCGCGTTCAGCTTCGCTTGTCGGTGGCCTGGTGCTGACGCTGATGACGCTTCCAACCATCATCATCGCGACACGTTCCGCTCTTCGCGCGGTTCCACCGTCGATCCGGGCAGCAGCACTGGGGCTTGGTGCATCGAAAACACAGATGGTGTTTCATCATGTGTTGCCGCTCGCAGCTCCCGGTATTCTGACCGGAACGATTATCGGTCTTGCGCAGGCATTGGGTGAAACTGCACCGCTGCTTCTGATTGGTATGGTGGCCTTCGTTGCCAATATGCCTGCAACCCCGATGGACCCTGCTACGGCTCTGCCAGTGCAGATTTTCATGTGGGCCAATGAAGCCGAACGTGCCTTTGTGGAACGGACATCAGGCGCTATTATCGTCCTGCTCCTGTTCCTTGCGGTCATGAACATCTTAGCAATTATTCTGCGCCGCCGCTTTGAGCGCCGCTGGTAAACGGGAGAGAAATGATGAATCTCATGACTGAACGATCTCTCGAAAAAGCCGTAGGAGAAAAAATGAACACCAACGCCCCTTCGATTAAAATGCGTGGCGACAAGGTCTGTGTGTTCTATGGCGAAAAACAGGCTCTGTTTGAAGTCGATCTCGACGTGCCGGAAAAGATGGTCACAGCGCTGATCGGCCCTTCTGGTTGTGGCAAGTCGACCTTCCTGCGTTCGTTGAACCGCATGAATGATACGATTGAAGGGTGCCGCATCACCGGCAATATCACACTGGACAACGAAGACATCTACGATCCAAAGATCGATGTTGTTGAACTGCGTGCCCGTGTTGGCATGGTGTTCCAGAAGCCAAATCCGTTTCCGAAGTCGATCTTTGAAAACGTGGCTTATGGCCCGCGCATTCATGGTCTCGCACGTAACAAGACCGATCTCGAAGAAATCGTTGTCACAAGCTTGAAGAAGGCCAGCCTTTTTGAAGAGGTGAAGGATCGTCTGCACGATGCAGGAACCGGTCTTTCCGGTGGTCAGCAGCAGCGTCTGTGCATTGCACGCGCGATTGCTGTCAGCCCGGAAGTGATCCTCATGGACGAGCCTTGCTCGGCACTCGATCCGATTGCAACCGCAAAGGTTGAAGAGCTGATCGACGAGTTGCGCCAGAACTACACCATCGTCATCGTGACCCACTCGATGCAGCAGGCTGCACGCGTTTCACAGCGCACGGCGATGTTCCATCTGGGTAATCTGGTGGAAGTTGGCGATACGGATGTGATGTTCACGGCACCGACCGAGAAGCGCACGCAGGACTATATCACTGGTCGTTTTGGCTAAACACTATTTCAGCAAAAGCCGGAGCCCATTGCGGTTCCGCTTCCTGCATTTTTAATCGAGAGGTCTATTATGGCGTCCCAGCATACTGTTAGCGCATACGACGAAGAACTCCAGTTCCTGACCCACAAGATCGCCGAAATGGGCGGTCATGCGGAACGCATGGTCGAACAGTCGGTTGCAGCCATTGTCAATGCCGATAACGCACTGGCACAGCGCGTTATTTCCGACGATCTCATTCTTGATGCAAGCGAGCGCGAGATTGACGATAAGGCCGTCATGATCATTGCCAAGCGCCAGCCAATGGCTGTTGATCTGCGAGAAATCATCGGCTCGATCCGCATCTCTGCTGATTTGGAGCGCGTGGGAGATCTTGGTAAGAACATTGCCAAGCGCGTTGCGGCTGTTTCGGAATCGCGCCAGCCGGGCAAGCTTTATCGAGGGCTTGAAACACTTGCTGAGCTGGCTCTGACACAGTTGAAAGATGTGCTCGATGCCTATGCAACGCGCTCCGTCCAGCAGATCAATGTTGTTCGTGATCGGGATGATGAAATTGACGCGATGTACACCTCGCTGTTCCGCGAGCTGCTCACTTATATGATGGAAGATCCGCGCAATATTTCGGCCTGCACGCATCTTCTGTTCTGCGCGAAGAACATTGAGCGTATTGGCGATCACGCAACCAACATCGCAGAAACGGTCTATTACATCGTGACCGGCCTGCAGATGCCTGCGGAACGCCCGAAAGAAGACCTGAGCCACGGTATTGTCGTGGACGAGGCGCGTAAATCCTGAAAACATGGCTTGCTGTAAGCATGCAGCGAGCCATTTGCATATGTAAGAAAACGCGGCGGCACGCGGCTGAACGGGGGAGTTGTATGTGTCGCCACGCTTAACTCAATAGGAAACATTGCATGTCACAGGCACCCAAGATTGCTGTGGTTGAAGACGAAGAAGCGCTGAGCGTTTTGTTGCGCTATAATCTCGAAGCCGAGGGCTACCACGTCGATACGATCTTGCGCGGCGACGAAGCCGAAATTGCGCTGCGCGAAAACGTGCCGGATCTTCTTATCCTCGACTGGATGTTGCCGGGTGTATCAGGCATCGAATTGTGCCGACGTCTGCGTCAGTGGCCAGAAACCGAGCGTCTTCCGGTGATCATGCTGACTGCACGCGGCGAAGAAAGCGAACGTGTTCGCGGCTTGAGCGTTGGTGCCGATGATTATGTGGTCAAACCGTTCTCGACCCCGGAATTGCTCGCGCGTGTTAAAGCCATGCTGCGCCGCGCCAATCCAAGTGTTTTGTCGCATGTGCTCAAAGTCGGAGAGCTAGTTCTCGATCGTCAGCAGCACCGCGTTTATCGCAAGGAAAAAGAAATCCGCTTAGGGCCGACAGAGTTTCGCTTGCTAGAATATTTCATGATGTCCCCGGGCCGCGTTTTCTCGCGCAGTCAGCTGTTGGATGGTGTCTGGGGTCCGGATATTTATGTCGATGATCGCACGGTCGATGTGCATGTCGGACGTCTGCGTAAAGCGATCAATATTGGCCGCACGCTTGATCCGATCCGCACGGTGCGCGGCGCTGGCTATTCGTTCGGCTGATCTTCAGGTTTATCGAATAGATTTTGTATGGCTCGTTACCTGAAAGGAAACGGGCCATTTTTGTTAGGAAATGATCCGTTCCGATTCGTGTTGTCGATGATAATTCGTTCCATAATGGACCGTATCACACGATGTTACAGTTCATTTCAAAGATTTGACTCACACAGGACGTTAAGCGCGTGAGAGGCGCACGTTGAGGTTTTTTCAGCGCCGATTTCTATGACTTAGCAGGATTTTACAGCATCCACGAATTAAGGCAGCTCTATGGTGCAAGCTGCACCGCAATTGAATCGCGTGTAATCAATAGCTTATAAGATTTGAATGGTTGCGTTAATGATTTGTTAATAATTTAGAATGGCTTAGCGCTGATTATTGTTTTCAGTTTTGAGCTCTTGAGTCTTTCGGTTTCAATATCAGCTTCAATTTGAAATATGATTTTTTGCCTTGTTTTTGCCGAAAAATTCTTAATCCTTGCACTCTAAGAAGATTAGCAGAACGTTTGAATTTTAATTTTCGTTCGATTTGGCTTGAACGCCAGCCTGATTTTGCAGCGCCTTGAAGGCGCTCTAAAAGTGAAAACAGACTGGATCAGTTAAGGGTCGTAATGATGCGCCTAATTAAGAGATTGAGCCGTTGATGCGCGCTCGTAAATGGAAACTGCCGGTTATTCTTGGTCTGATCGTAGCACCTTTTCTGGTGACGGGCTGCACGACGACTGGCGGTACAAACAAGGCCAAGACCGAAAAGACGGTTGCAACGAGCCATGTCAAAACGGTCAATGGCGTTAAGACGTTCACATACACGGCCAGAGACAGAGAATGCCTTGAGCGTGCTATGTTTTTCGAATCCAATCGGTCGAGTCCAGATGGCTTGATGGCCGTCGGCACAGTTGTGATGAACCGTCTCGCATCGGGCAGCTATCCTGATACGATTTGCGGCGTTGTTGGTCAGAAAAACCAGTTTGCGCCGGGCGTTCTCACCCGCAAGATGAATTCCAAAGCTTTGCCAGATGTACAAGCAGCTGCCGATGCAGTTCTTAAAGGCAAGCGTCATCCATCTTTGAAGAACTCGATGTTCTTCCATACGGCAGGGCTCAAATTCCCTTACAACAATATGCACTATGTGCTGGTTGCAGGTGGAAATTCTTTTTATGAAAAGCGTGGACGTGATGGCGAATTGCAGAACCCGGTTCCGCAGACGCCTTACAATCTCGCTTATGTATCAACACCACAATCGCCATCCATGCCGGAAGGGCCGTTTTACAACGTAACCACACAGCAGGATGGGACTGTTCCGGAAGCACAGCCAACGGTTCAGGTTGCTCTGGCTGAGGCAGCAAAAACGGCAGAGACGCAGCAGAACGGTGGCGTTGGTCCACAGGCGCGCGGTGATCGTCTGGCGACCTTGCCTGTGACGCCCGCTGAAAAGCCAGTTCTGACGCAAGTTGCAAGCTATCAGCCAACATTTGATGAAACCGCACCAGCGGAGCAGAATGCATCCTTGGCATATACCGCTGACAAGAAGCATGTTGATGCAATTGGTGCGATGCTTCTCGCTCAGGATCGTCCGCAATCGCCGCTCTGAAATTGAGCTGATCGCAGAATGAAAAAGCGCCCCGAAGGGCGCTTTTTTATTTTACAGGCACGGCTACCGGAACGGGCTGATAAATTACCATCGGCCTGTCGTAAAAGTTGGCTCTGTTTTGCCATTCGCGCCGATCCGCGCGGCGGTCGAGATCAAGCCGCATCAGACAATTCGCAAAAGCATCCGATTTCTGTTTGAAACCATAGCTGCGGCAGGTCTGTTCATCTGCCGCGCGGCGCTGTTCAGGTGTCATGGTTTGACAGCCTGCAAGCAGCCCTGCAATACCGAGGAAAATAAGCACGCTTTTCTTCATAGCCGTTGCTCTCATTGAATAAAAAATTCGACCGCTTCATCAATATAGCGCAATAACAGTAAAAAGAGTGGTGAAATTATGCCTTCTGATACACTGCCGCTGATTCTATCAAACACAAGGTTTGCAGCCCTATGGCACATGACAATAATACTCCCGTCATCGACCCGGTAAAACTTGAACGTCTGGCCGAAGTCGCCGTGCGCGTTGGCTTGCAATTGCGCGAAGGTCAGGATCTGGTCATAACAGCCCCGGTTGTTGCGTTACCGCTTGTTCGTTTGATTGCGAAACACGCCTATAAAGCGGGTGCAGGTATTGTGACGCCGTTCTTCTCCGATGATGCGATTGCGCTGGCGCGTTATGAAAATGCTTCGGACGAGAGTTTTGATCGTGCAGCCGACTGGCTCTATGAAGGTATGGCAAAGGCTTATGCCAATGGCGCGGCGCGTCTCGCGATCGCAGCCGACAACCCTATGCTCTTGTCCTCACAGGACCCTGCAAAGGTGTCGCGCGCCAACCGTGCCAATTCCAAGGCCTATCAGCCAGCTCTCGAAAAGATCGCGGGCTTCGACATCAACTGGAATATCGTTTCCTATCCGAACCCGGAATGGGCGAAGCTGATGTTCCCGGCTGATGCGGCAGACGATGCGACCCGCAAGCTTGCTGATGCGATTTTTGCAGCCTCCCGCGTTGATGTGAATGACCCTGTTGGTGCATGGGCAGCGCACAATGCGGCATTGCGCACCCGCACGCGTTTGCTCAACGGCAAGGCTTACAGCGCGCTGCATTTCAAGGGTCCGGGCACGGATCTGACGGTTGGTTTGGCCGATGGTCACGAATGGCATGGCGGCGCCTCCACAGCGAAAAACGGCATCACCTGCAATCCGAATATCCCGACCGAAGAAGTGTTTACTACGCCACATGCGCTGCGCGTTGAGGGACACGTATCGAGCACCAAGCCGCTCTCGCATCAGGGTACGCTGATCGATAATATCTCTGTGCGTTTTGAAGGCGGTCGCATTGTTGAAGCCAAAGCCAGCCGTGGCGAAGAAGTGCTTAACAAAGTTCTGGATACGGATGAAGGCGCACGACGCCTGGGCGAAGTTGCGCTCGTTCCGCATTCGTCGCCAATTTCGCAGAGCGGACTTCTGTTTTACAACACCCTGTTTGATGAAAATGCTGCGAGCCACATCGCGCTCGGCCAGTGTTATTCGAAATGTTTTGTTGATGGCGCGAAGCTTACTCAGGAACAGATCAAAGCACAGGGCGGAAATTCAAGCCTCATTCACATCGACTGGATGATCGGTTCCGACAAGATCGATGTTGATGGCGTTAATGCCGACGGCAGCCGCGAGCCTGTCATGCGCGGCGGTGAATGGGCCAACTGATTTAAAAAAGGCCGGGGGTTTCCCGGCCTTTTCTTTGTAGTCAGAGGGCTATCCGTTTTGATGTTATGACGTGCCGAAAATGGTGAATTTCGAGAACCGGAGCGGAATGTACTTAAAGGTACATGAGCACCGGAAACGCAGAAAAATGCCATTTGCAGGCCGTCAGAGCGTCAAAATCAGTTCTTTTCCTGAACGTGGGCTTCCAGGAACCAAAGCGCCTTATCAAGGCTGCGCGATGCAGCTGTGAAAATATCGGCCGTGGTGTCGTCACCGGCTTCATCTGCATCTTTGATGGACTGGCGCACGAGGTTGGCCACATCGCCGTAGCGCTCAATCAGAGCTGCGAGATGGTCGTGCACGGCATATATATCGGTTGGATAGGCTTTAAGTTTGGTGTCTTTTGCGACAACCTGTGTGGTGCCATATGCCGTTCCGCCGAGCTGTACAGCGCGCTCCGCAATGGTATCCACATGATCATCAAGATCTGCAC
This genomic stretch from Brucella pseudogrignonensis harbors:
- a CDS encoding septal ring lytic transglycosylase RlpA family protein, translated to MNFKIRMAMLAVATTGLFSITAMEAQAARCGGASWYALTSRTASGERMNPAGLTAAHKTLPLGSKVKVTNQRNGKSLVVRINDRGPFIKGRVLDLSKGAAQRLGFINAGHTKVCFTPL
- a CDS encoding YbaN family protein, with protein sequence MQDNTQKQDTEKTLTPISAGKRILYLCLGFLMVALGIIGAILPVMPTTIFIILAAWFFARSSPKFEARLLADPRFGPMIIKWRARGAIPPKAKLYACLGMTFGYAMFWWGAQPGPLLAISVTIFMLGSAIYVLTRPSE
- a CDS encoding PstS family phosphate ABC transporter substrate-binding protein — its product is MNKMISSTAALAIAAVLSVSAANAREQIQVSGSSTVLPYAKIVAETFGETYPNFKTPVIESGGSGAGIKEFCKGVGENTIDIANASRAMKGTELKSCIDAGVKDVQEVRFGYDGIVFATDVNGPDWKLKPVDLYKALAAKVIVDGKLVDNPNTKWNQVNADLPDWDIAAYIPGEKHGTREVFEEKLLADGCKESGALEEIKKTGLDDKAAAAACIAVRKDGKAVDIDGDYSETLARIDSNKQGVGVFGLYFFENNADKLKVATVNGVTPSVETVASGEYPVSRPLFFYVKKAHLGVIPGLKEYVDFFLSEQMIGPDGPLAEYGLVPAPDAEREAQRTSFTEGKVLAAK
- the pstC gene encoding phosphate ABC transporter permease subunit PstC, whose translation is MSFFLVLVSVVAIGLIGFFIGRQRAVAIDKAQPVVTTGVSAEKMHSRPLYHGWWVFLVSALPAILFLAVWAVGTSVYLDHTATARMPAAVEDGTYSERSLQLGMIRSLSDGLQKLTPAEIDSLPQTYAQARDVLGSKGVALATEGQDYMVPVAIFLDKASKISHTLGSAIALVIAVAGLIFGLSGIRRRTRARNNVERIVLWGLIAASGIAILTTIGIVFSVLFQTVSFFQSISPMDFFFGTVWDPRFAAAGSGGEVGQFGLIPLLAGTLYIAFVAMLFAVPVGLFSAIYMAEYATPKVRTVIKPVLELLAGIPTIVYGFFALITVGPFLRDLSMAIAGGQGFIMAQSVLTAGLVMGVMLIPFVSSLSDDIITAVPGSLRDGSLGLGATRSETIKRVVLPAALPGIVGALLMTASRAIGETMIVVLAAGVAARLSANPFEAMTTITVKIVSQLTGDLEFDSPQTLVAFALGLTLFVLTLIMNIFALYIVRKYREQYE
- the pstA gene encoding phosphate ABC transporter permease PstA: MTDSTLNAGTAVAKPERRDIGIKRRYAAERRFRLYGIIAIAIGVFFLCALLFSVISKGYTAFGQTTIYLPVKLEASVIDPGNKLATDPNVLITANYPLLVRNALAEKLGVSTSNRAEMREVGRFFSDGVRVQLRQMVMDNPSLIGTTQTVPVLAAADIDSAYKGQIDISVPEANRKVSDRQFAWIKTLTDEGIMREAFNWGLFTNGASSRPETSGLGVALVGSFYMMMIVLVLALPIGVAASIYLEEYAKKNRLTDIIEVNINNLAAVPSIVFGLLGLAVFINFFNLPRSASLVGGLVLTLMTLPTIIIATRSALRAVPPSIRAAALGLGASKTQMVFHHVLPLAAPGILTGTIIGLAQALGETAPLLLIGMVAFVANMPATPMDPATALPVQIFMWANEAERAFVERTSGAIIVLLLFLAVMNILAIILRRRFERRW
- the pstB gene encoding phosphate ABC transporter ATP-binding protein PstB — translated: MNTNAPSIKMRGDKVCVFYGEKQALFEVDLDVPEKMVTALIGPSGCGKSTFLRSLNRMNDTIEGCRITGNITLDNEDIYDPKIDVVELRARVGMVFQKPNPFPKSIFENVAYGPRIHGLARNKTDLEEIVVTSLKKASLFEEVKDRLHDAGTGLSGGQQQRLCIARAIAVSPEVILMDEPCSALDPIATAKVEELIDELRQNYTIVIVTHSMQQAARVSQRTAMFHLGNLVEVGDTDVMFTAPTEKRTQDYITGRFG
- the phoU gene encoding phosphate signaling complex protein PhoU; protein product: MASQHTVSAYDEELQFLTHKIAEMGGHAERMVEQSVAAIVNADNALAQRVISDDLILDASEREIDDKAVMIIAKRQPMAVDLREIIGSIRISADLERVGDLGKNIAKRVAAVSESRQPGKLYRGLETLAELALTQLKDVLDAYATRSVQQINVVRDRDDEIDAMYTSLFRELLTYMMEDPRNISACTHLLFCAKNIERIGDHATNIAETVYYIVTGLQMPAERPKEDLSHGIVVDEARKS
- the phoB gene encoding phosphate regulon transcriptional regulator PhoB, producing MSQAPKIAVVEDEEALSVLLRYNLEAEGYHVDTILRGDEAEIALRENVPDLLILDWMLPGVSGIELCRRLRQWPETERLPVIMLTARGEESERVRGLSVGADDYVVKPFSTPELLARVKAMLRRANPSVLSHVLKVGELVLDRQQHRVYRKEKEIRLGPTEFRLLEYFMMSPGRVFSRSQLLDGVWGPDIYVDDRTVDVHVGRLRKAINIGRTLDPIRTVRGAGYSFG
- a CDS encoding cell wall hydrolase gives rise to the protein MMRARKWKLPVILGLIVAPFLVTGCTTTGGTNKAKTEKTVATSHVKTVNGVKTFTYTARDRECLERAMFFESNRSSPDGLMAVGTVVMNRLASGSYPDTICGVVGQKNQFAPGVLTRKMNSKALPDVQAAADAVLKGKRHPSLKNSMFFHTAGLKFPYNNMHYVLVAGGNSFYEKRGRDGELQNPVPQTPYNLAYVSTPQSPSMPEGPFYNVTTQQDGTVPEAQPTVQVALAEAAKTAETQQNGGVGPQARGDRLATLPVTPAEKPVLTQVASYQPTFDETAPAEQNASLAYTADKKHVDAIGAMLLAQDRPQSPL
- a CDS encoding aminopeptidase, with translation MAHDNNTPVIDPVKLERLAEVAVRVGLQLREGQDLVITAPVVALPLVRLIAKHAYKAGAGIVTPFFSDDAIALARYENASDESFDRAADWLYEGMAKAYANGAARLAIAADNPMLLSSQDPAKVSRANRANSKAYQPALEKIAGFDINWNIVSYPNPEWAKLMFPADAADDATRKLADAIFAASRVDVNDPVGAWAAHNAALRTRTRLLNGKAYSALHFKGPGTDLTVGLADGHEWHGGASTAKNGITCNPNIPTEEVFTTPHALRVEGHVSSTKPLSHQGTLIDNISVRFEGGRIVEAKASRGEEVLNKVLDTDEGARRLGEVALVPHSSPISQSGLLFYNTLFDENAASHIALGQCYSKCFVDGAKLTQEQIKAQGGNSSLIHIDWMIGSDKIDVDGVNADGSREPVMRGGEWAN
- the dps gene encoding DNA starvation/stationary phase protection protein Dps; this translates as MSKKSMHATRNDLPSNTKTTMIALLNENLAATIDLALITKQAHWNLKGPQFIAVHELLDTFRADLDDHVDTIAERAVQLGGTAYGTTQVVAKDTKLKAYPTDIYAVHDHLAALIERYGDVANLVRQSIKDADEAGDDTTADIFTAASRSLDKALWFLEAHVQEKN